The genomic stretch GAACTACAATCAAGTTTAAGAAAGTATTAGAATAAATGCTTATATTTGAAGATAATACCCACAAGCAATGATTTACGGCGTCTCCATATTACACTCACACAATTCAAACGTGTCGAAGTTCCCTTATTTTAGATTATTTAGTTAGAACTGATaactcaaaatgtaaaaattcttgctgacgtcagcaatactCGCAACAGCCAGCAAAGGTCCaagaaatcaagaaaaaaacttcttgATTTTCAGGGCTCTTGTAGGCCGTCGCGATTATTGTTCCACAATGCGGGCATGCGACTAGCACATTTTCAACGCTTCTATCCCGCCCTACACATCTTCCAAAGCAGACCACTCGCAGCTTTTTTGAAAGCGGAGCATTCTTCTGGCGACGCTGTTTTGCTTTTTCCAAAAATGATCGAAAGACTGTCATTTTCCAAATATCTATCAACAGGATTACAGTTCGCCTGCTCTTTTAAGCAGATGTTATGTGAGACATCTTTTAATAGCGTATGCATAAGTATGCATAGTAGCGACAATATTCAACCTAAGTGACAATATTAACCTATTTGGAAACGAAGCGACAATATTTAACCTATTCCGAAACAAAGCGATAATATTTAACCTATTCCGAAACAAAGCGACAATATTTAACCTATTTGGAAACGTAGCAACAATATTTAACCTATTCCGAAACAAAGCGATAATATTTAACCTATTTGGAAACGAGGCGACAATATTTAACCTATTTGGAAAGGAAGAGACAATATTTAACCTATTTGGAAACAAAGCGACAATATTTAACCTATTCCGAAACGAAGGGACAATATTTAACCTATTTGGAAACGAAGAGACAATATTTAACATATTAGGAAACGAAAACGAAGCTACTTttgcatgcaagtatttttgtgTACCATACATGAGTCATACTCATGGAAATGTTCATCCTATTATCAGATAGTATGAAAGTACTTTCACATGTACATACGGAAGTAGTAATTTGTATTTTAATCACAGAATACCGAATAGAGCTGGCAATAGACAATAAATTGAAATGCTATATCTTTCAGTTTTACATCTGATATGTTGAAATGATTAGTGCGATACTAAAAATACATATCCTCTGTTTTAAGGGGCATTAATTTTTTAAGGGGAGGAAAATGCTGCGAATTGCACTTCAAAAAGTAATATTTGCAATTCTGGGCAGTAAATTTTTGAAGTCTATCTTGCGTACTATAGACTATTTTAAATGTAAAACTTTAGCGGACGTAAACCTTCGCGGCTGAGCCATATCTTATAATATTTTGCGAAAATAAAGCGAATCGATCTTACTGGAAAATTTCGCGAGCATGAAATTTCACAAATCACTAGCGAACTTATAGAAATGATATATGCACAGAGAAGTTTTTCATAACATATGTCTTGCTCGTTGCCATCTTGAAATAATCCAACGCGCTGAAAAGACTGGAACTAGAGAAGAGATTTGAAGAATTGTATTAACTCGCTCTAAACAGAAGGGCTATTTTAAACCGGGGTGAAAGTCAAACCGGTTTGAACTCACTACGGGCTCCATGTTAACGCTGCCTAAAAGTAAACCCTAATATTTTAAGGATAAAAATGAACCAGAAATATTTCTTCCCACGAACATTTACAATGAGCATAAAGaaactttctttttcttatcCAACTGATCATTTCTTAATACAAAAGTTTCGCGAGTTTAGGCAAAAAATTCCAAAATCTCGTAAAAGtttctgcctgcaaaggtttcTTTACTAAATTTTTAGACCTAGGACGTCCAGAAAAGTAGCATCGacgacaataataataaaattgattttttttacctgGTGTATCTCACCATCTAAAAGATATTCCTCAAAGTAGCCTGGTGCAGCTGTTGAAGCCCGAACTGCTTGCCACAATTTATGTTTACTACTTCCAGCATAAACATTCTTCAAATCTGCTCGCAAACAGTAATTTCGAAAAACATAGGCTTGCAAAACTTGTTGATTGACAAGACTTGATACTGCTGCTACCTTTGTGAGAAGGAATCAAATTCATGTTAAATTTTTATGAACATTCATTGCTTGGTATAAATACACAAGGTTTTTTGCTAGCAAACAAATCACCTTTGGTCCAAGAGAAGCCGTTGTATCAATCATTGCCATTTTGTCACCAAGTTCATCTCTAGAGTGTTCAAAATTAACAACTTCTATAGAATAAATCATTAAgagtaaaaaaatgtcaaaggAAAACAAAAGTGCTTGTAAGTACATACTTTAGAATATCCTCCAGCTTAGAAGCATCATAATAAGCATGATTTAGAAATAGTTTTCCAGTACCAACAATACGACTTGCATCAAATATATCGTGGCTAAGTTTTGCGTACAATGATTCGCATTTTTCCAGTGACTGTTTTTGAACACCAATCAAGAAAGCTAAGATGGCACCAGTACTTGTTCCAACAATCAAATCGAACAACTCGTGAATTGGTTGCTGACATAgatcactaattttttttaacatttcaatGACCATAACGCCCCTAAAAACAATCCATTATGTTGTGTCTTCTTGGAAGAGCATGAAAAGTCTGTTCCCTATACCTTAATAATGCAATATAAAATTGTAGGTAGATGGTCAAGGTTAATGGGaacttttttggaaattctGTGAATTTATAAAAGAACATGAATATGCATTAGTCACATTAAATTAATCAATCAAATCAAGCATTATATATGTATAGCCTTCATTTTTTTCCGGATACctacaatattttaatattatctTACACACACTGATTTTATTTCTAGTTTAATGTATACTTTTGCTAGCAAATGGAGTGCATGTTTACAGAAAAAACCTTAAGCAGgtcaaatgtatataaccaAGCGTAATCAGATACAACACACTAAAAcctactaaaaaaataaattatatccTTGGCAtgatacaaaaaacattttttcttaaattcaaAAGATAATGACAAACCTTGTACCACCTCCATCTAATGCGAGTATCCTGATACCTCTACCTTGAACTGGATTAACATAACCAAGCAATGCTAATGCAACACGTGTCTGTTTAATAATTTCATTATCTTTTGTTGATTCACGAAGCTGTAATATGTCAGATATCCCGCCTTCTTTAAAAACTTGCTCTCGTGCTAATGGGTGTATTTTCATATACTCCACTAACCTCTCGACATTTATTAGCGACACTCTGACCGACTTGCTGCAGTTTAAGGTACTCAAGTACTCACTAGCTTGATTTTGTATAGAAGCAACTGATTTAAGCTGTctcaaatttttttgtctttctgTTTCTGGTGAACTTAAACTGAAATTTATATCATCCAAAAAGTTGATAATATTTCTACATTGTATATATTTTGGATGTTGCAAAATTTGAAGAAGCTTTAGAAATTTTGACATTAAACGTGTTCTTTGCTAAAATAAAACACCCAAACATAAATTTATAGACATCTGATggaatataaatataaactgttgtataaaaaacacatatatttaaaaaaataatgtatgtaCAATTTACTAGTTGCGTTGTTGCCTATCCACTTATAACTATTCTTCATATGTCAGTTATTGAATTTCCCTAATTTTCATGcccatttcattaattttgcaCATAATCTATTGGCATTTCAGCAACACCTAATTTTTCAAAGAACATATTCGGATATTTCTTCCTTGATAAGTAGCACACAGtaaaagaaacaagaaaaaaatgtacaTTTATATTCTACAATAAAATGCCATGAACTGGAGTGAAAATCACTAGATTGCTTTCCCCAAGTGATTGTGTGAATATAAAAGGGAAATCAATCTAGGGAATTTTAgggtgttttatttttatcagatAAATCACCTTGCAAAAGTTAACTCTCAATTTTTCTAATCACAGGaggaattttgtttaaaaaactgccttgaaaaatgtttttacttttacaCAACGCATTGTCAGATTCATTtatagaaaatatttaaaaagaggTTTTAGACGTTTCCTAATTTATTTCCTGAAATAGCGAGATTGTTCTACATTGAGAAAAACTTGCTGCAATCTTTTTCATggttgaaattataaatgtcaGTTACAACAAACACCTGTCTTGTACTTCTTGTATGCTTTTAAGTCCAACTCGCAGCACTTGTGAGAGTTGTGCTGATTCCGAAAAGGTGTATtgggaaatgaaaaaaaataacatatagTTTCTAATGAAACATCACAAGGACCACAAGTATACATTTTATTACAAGGGGGGGGGGTCACAGTTTTTTAATCACAATCTGAATAGGAAAATTAAAAAGTACCCCCTCCTTGTGTAAAAGGGTGTGTTTCTCCCCCTCCAGCAGCACAGCTGTGTTGCTGCCTCCTTTTTTAGGCTTTGAAATGAAAATGATGCAGGGTAAATCTGGAATACATTTCTATTAACATTTTACAATCATAATACTTCTTTAAACAGTCCCATATTGCAAGCGATAATAGAAAGCATAGACCAGTCTTTTGCCATGTATCAGcgtacattttgtttttgtttcgttttgtttgtttacagccTTATCGGTTACCGGTTCATTAAAAGAATTCTGTGAATTTGCCGCTGTGATTTATTTTCAACTCTCACGTGGTTTGTTATTGTCCGTAACGAACCACATCAGCATTCTGATCATTTTGTGCTCGTCAACATTGTCGAATGACGCATAGAAAGCTTCGACTTTGAGCAATATTAATCTCACACTATACATTCTGATTGTAAACAGCTTTATATGTTTACATAATAAGTTGtctttttaataaagttaaaaatcttAGTATCAAAAAACAGTGAAGTCTTGAGCATGTCAGCAAGAGAATCTGAAAGTTAAATTAGCAAAGATGCGAGGACCGTTATAACGTTGgtgatatttttgatgtatatAACAATATTTATGCCTCGCCACCATCTGAATTTCTTCATCCATTGATCATGTTTGGCtgtttaactaaattttataCTAATGTCATCATTTTTCTGTATGGGGTGAATATAGTTTTGTCCAGTAAGTATATTAATTTGTAAGTACTTTCATTTTGCTCAGAATAAACTTCGATTTTTACTTTGGGGATAACATCTATAGCTAATTATATGCAACTTCCCATGGAAATGTCCGGTgggtgtttttattgtttagccCGGGCCTGAAAACACTTTTTGCCGGGagaaagaaaattgttttctttaatttctttctttaatTGTCATAAGAATggaaatgccttgtttagtaGCAACAGGCTGCtgaatctttaatttttttgcagacaAGGTAATCGTGTGCATTGTTTCGAAGGGTTTAGGAACTGTCAAATTAAAATCCAACCTGTAAGGTCTGTGt from Hydractinia symbiolongicarpus strain clone_291-10 chromosome 12, HSymV2.1, whole genome shotgun sequence encodes the following:
- the LOC130622614 gene encoding calcium-independent phospholipase A2-gamma-like: MSKFLKLLQILQHPKYIQCRNIINFLDDINFSLSSPETERQKNLRQLKSVASIQNQASEYLSTLNCSKSVRVSLINVERLVEYMKIHPLAREQVFKEGGISDILQLRESTKDNEIIKQTRVALALLGYVNPVQGRGIRILALDGGGTRGVMVIEMLKKISDLCQQPIHELFDLIVGTSTGAILAFLIGVQKQSLEKCESLYAKLSHDIFDASRIVGTGKLFLNHAYYDASKLEDILKDELGDKMAMIDTTASLGPKVAAVSSLVNQQVLQAYVFRNYCLRADLKNVYAGSSKHKLWQAVRASTAAPGYFEEYLLDGEIHQDGGLLTNNPCALAIREAKSLWPTTPIQAVISLGTGMYHGRAGPSTVQFTTLREKLMKLVASATDVEAIHIILQDLLPPSKYIRLNPNMSSDVPLDECRPEMLRQLEQDARNYINKFSHKFDAASEALLRHKTFSRKCIEKVALKSSVKGWM